In Microbacterium galbinum, a single window of DNA contains:
- the tatC gene encoding twin-arginine translocase subunit TatC, with protein MSLGAHLVELRRRLMIAAIALVVGMVLAFIVADPIIHFITGPIRLITEKRGDDFSALNFSTVTSAFDMRMRIALSIGLFASAPVWLWQIWAFIMPGLTRKEVRYTIGFVAAAVPLFLGGCYLGVMIMPHIIELMWSFTPEGGTNFYAAQDYYDFIFKLMLVIGVSFVLPVFLVALNFAGIMSGRAILKGWRVAIIIATVFAALATPAADVVSMLMLAGILIVLYFAAAGLSLLFDRRKRKQDAAAGLLPDAA; from the coding sequence ATGTCTCTCGGAGCGCACCTCGTCGAGTTGCGCCGCCGTCTGATGATCGCCGCCATCGCGCTGGTCGTCGGCATGGTGCTGGCGTTCATCGTCGCGGATCCGATCATCCACTTCATCACCGGGCCGATCCGTCTCATCACCGAGAAGCGGGGCGACGACTTCAGCGCCCTCAACTTCTCGACCGTGACCTCCGCGTTCGACATGCGCATGCGCATCGCCCTGTCGATCGGTCTCTTCGCCTCCGCGCCGGTCTGGCTGTGGCAGATCTGGGCGTTCATCATGCCCGGCCTCACCCGCAAAGAGGTGCGCTACACGATCGGCTTCGTCGCTGCCGCCGTTCCGCTGTTCCTCGGCGGGTGCTACCTCGGCGTCATGATCATGCCGCACATCATCGAGCTGATGTGGAGCTTCACGCCGGAGGGCGGCACCAACTTCTACGCCGCCCAGGACTACTACGACTTCATCTTCAAACTTATGCTCGTGATCGGTGTCTCCTTCGTGCTGCCGGTCTTCCTCGTCGCACTGAACTTCGCGGGCATCATGTCGGGGCGGGCGATCCTCAAGGGATGGCGCGTCGCGATCATCATCGCCACGGTCTTCGCCGCCCTCGCGACGCCGGCCGCCGACGTGGTGAGCATGCTGATGCTCGCCGGCATCCTGATCGTCCTGTACTTCGCGGCCGCCGGTCTGTCGCTGCTGTTCGACCGGCGCAAGCGCAAGCAGGATGCGGCCGCCGGCCTCCTGCCGGACGCCGCATGA
- the tatA gene encoding twin-arginine translocase TatA/TatE family subunit, producing the protein MFAGLQGWHLLIVLAVILLLFGAAKLPALAKSVGQSARVFKGEMKAMKEEDGPAAAENAAVDPTTVKNSGSEPETPPRA; encoded by the coding sequence ATGTTTGCTGGACTGCAGGGGTGGCACCTCCTGATCGTGCTCGCCGTGATCCTCCTCCTTTTCGGCGCGGCAAAGCTGCCCGCCCTCGCGAAGAGCGTCGGCCAGTCGGCCCGCGTCTTCAAGGGAGAGATGAAGGCGATGAAGGAAGAAGACGGTCCGGCGGCCGCGGAGAACGCGGCAGTGGACCCGACCACGGTGAAGAACTCGGGCTCAGAACCTGAGACTCCGCCGCGCGCCTGA